From the genome of Miscanthus floridulus cultivar M001 chromosome 10, ASM1932011v1, whole genome shotgun sequence, one region includes:
- the LOC136488324 gene encoding dirigent protein 20-like → MRMRSFDEPPSSTPLHDNEWQDADSGMCGAWTYVVAIWSFSQSSLLFTAGNYNGSTFALLGRNCPLDAVRELPAGGGTGAFRFARGYALLLTHWLDFGTGDATVEYDVNVMSCHALASRP, encoded by the exons atgaggatgagaag CTTCGACGAACCTCCGTCCTCCACTCCTTTACACGACAATGAATGGCAAGATGCGGACAGCGGTATGTGTGGAGCGTGGACATACGTGGTGGCCATATGG TCATTTTCTCAGTCCTCACTGCTGTTCACGGCGGGGAACTACAACGGCAGCACGTTCGCGCTGCTCGGACGCAACTGCCCGCTCGACGCCGTCCGCGAGCTCCCCGCCGGCGGCGGCACGGGGGCGTTCCGCTTCGCCCGCGGCTACGCGCTGCTGCTCACCCACTGGCTCGACTTCGGCACCGGCGACGCTACCGTCGAGTACGACGTCAACGTCATGTCGTGTCATGCACTAGCTAGCCGGCCCTGA